Proteins encoded in a region of the Zea mays cultivar B73 chromosome 4, Zm-B73-REFERENCE-NAM-5.0, whole genome shotgun sequence genome:
- the LOC100282563 gene encoding metabolite transport protein csbC isoform X1: protein MRWKLNSSVYKRVPSRETAMEPDVETPMRMTDGGGSGAGPSWRMSLPHVCVATLTSFLFGYHSGVVNEPLEVISADLGFAGNTLAEGLVVSICLGGAFVGCLFSGSIADGIGRRRAFQLSALPMIIGAAISALSNSLEGMLLGRFLVGTGMGLGPPVASLYITEVSPSTVRGTYGSFVQIATCLGIIVSLLIGTPVKDIDRWWRVCFWVAVIPATLQALGMEFCAESPQWLYKCGKISEAEMQFEKLLGPLHVKSAMAELSRYERVDDGESVKYSELFYGRHFNVVFIGTTLFALQQLSGINSVFYFSSTVFRSVGVPSNLANICMGISNLSGSIVAMLLMDKLGRKVLLSGSFLGMAFAMGLQAVGANRQYLGSACVYLSVGGILLFVLSFSLGAGPVPGLLLPEIFPNKIRAKAMALCMSVHWIVNFFVSLMFLRLLEQLGPQLLYTIFSSVCVVASIFVRRHVLETKGKTLQEIEVSLLQPQ from the exons ATGCGGTGGAAGCTTAACTCCTCCGTCTACAAGCGCGTGCCGTCCAGGGAAACCGCCATGGAACCCGACGTCGAGACGCCAA TGAGAATGAcggacggcggcggcagcggcgcgggGCCGTCGTGGCGCATGTCGTTGCCGCATGTCTGTGTCGCCACGCTCACCTCGTTCCTCTTTGGATACCACTCCGG GGTGGTGAACGAGCCCTTGGAGGTCATCTCCGCTGACCTTGGCTTCGCCGGCAACACTCTTGCTGAAG GGCTCGTGGTGAGTATCTGTTTGGGAGGAGCTTTTGTTGGGTGCCTCTTCAGCGGCTCCATCGCAGATGGTATTGGGCGACGCCGTGCGTTCCAGCTCAGTGCGCTGCCTATGATTATTGGTGCTGCCATAAG TGCTCTCTCCAATAGTTTGGAGGGTATGCTCCTTGGAAGATTTTTGGTAGGAACAGGGATGGGATTGGGTCCACCAGTAGCTTCACTTTATATAACGGAG GTTTCTCCTTCTACAGTGAGGGGTACATATGGTAGCTTTGTTCAGATTGCAACCTGCCTTGGAATTATAGTATCACTACTCATTGGTACACCTGTCAAAGATATTGATAGATG GTGGAGAGTGTGTTTCTGGGTTGCCGTTATCCCAGCAACTTTACAAGCTCTCGGTATGGAGTTTTGTGCTGAGAGCCCTCAGTGGCTTTATAAG TGTGGAAAAATAAGTGAAGCAGAGATGCAATTTGAAAAGCTTTTAGGTCCCCTTCATGTAAAATCTGCCATGGCAGAACTTTCTAGATATGAAAGAGTAGATGATGGAGAAAGTGTCAAGTACTCAGAGTTGTTCTATGGTCGCCACTTCAATG TTGTTTTTATTGGCACAACGCTCTTTGCTTTACAACAGTTATCCGGCATAAATTCTGTGTTCTATTTCTCATCAACTGTATTCAGAAGTGTGGGGGTGCCCTCTAACCTTGCCAACATATGCATGGGGATTTCTAATCTATCAG GATCAATTGTAGCAATGCTTCTAATGGACAAGCTAGGTAGAAAAGTGCTTCTTTCAGGGAGTTTTCTTGGGATG GCTTTTGCAATGGGGCTTCAGGCTGTTGGAGCAAACCGTCAGTATCTTGGTTCTGCATGTGTATATCTTTCAGTTGGTGGCATTCTGTT GTTTGTCTTGTCATTTTCACTAGGAGCAGGCCCTGTCCCAGGACTTCTTTTGCCTGAGATTTTCCCTAATAAAATCCGAGCTAAGGCTATGGCTCTCTGCATGTCTGTACATTGG ATCGTGAACTTCTTTGTTAGTTTGATGTTCTTGCGTCTTCTGGAGCAACTTGGTCCACAGCTTCTCTACACAATATTTTCGTCAGTCTGTGTGGTAGCCTCAATATTTGTGAGGCGCCATGTGTTGGAGACGAAGGGAAAGACTTTACAAGAGATAGAGGTTTCACTCCTGCAACCACAATAA